From Methanomassiliicoccales archaeon, the proteins below share one genomic window:
- a CDS encoding 50S ribosomal protein L44e produces the protein MKMPRTINTYCPNCKAHTAHEVERVKKKKASELKWGQRRFRRVTAGYGGFPRPKPEGREKPTKRVLLRYRCKTCKKAHQKSCFRAKQFELTE, from the coding sequence ATGAAGATGCCCAGAACAATCAATACTTACTGTCCTAACTGCAAGGCCCATACAGCTCACGAGGTAGAGAGGGTCAAGAAGAAGAAGGCCAGTGAGCTCAAGTGGGGCCAAAGGCGATTCAGAAGGGTGACAGCCGGTTATGGCGGTTTCCCAAGGCCAAAGCCCGAGGGTCGAGAGAAGCCCACGAAGAGGGTCCTTCTCCGATACAGATGCAAAACATGCAAGAAGGCGCATCAAAAGTCATGCTTCAGAGCGAAGCAGTTCGAGCTCACGGAGTGA
- a CDS encoding 30S ribosomal protein S27e, producing MSEEEAKKFIRVKCTDCGNEQISFIRPSTTVICHVCGSTLIKPTGGLGDVKGELLEVVD from the coding sequence ATGTCGGAAGAAGAGGCTAAGAAGTTCATCAGGGTCAAATGCACTGACTGCGGCAATGAACAGATCTCCTTCATCAGGCCCTCGACCACTGTGATCTGCCATGTCTGCGGATCCACTCTTATCAAACCAACAGGTGGACTTGGCGACGTGAAAGGAGAACTGTTAGAGGTGGTCGATTAG
- a CDS encoding translation initiation factor IF-2 subunit alpha, protein MVRGSEFPEESELVICTVKNVKNFGAFVSLDEYDGKEGFIHIRDVATGWVKYIRDYVREGQKIVCKVLGVDSSKGHIDLSLKSVNDHQKREKIQQWKNENKAERLLGIVAERIEKTLDECYEEFALDLIEDFGTLYGAFELCAGNPEILDEEGYEGDWKTAFIEVAEENVTPPYVQIDGYLELTCPASNGVEILRNALIAGIDQSEEEVSIQYIGAPRYRLVINAPDYKIAEEELKVITNRIISEVQNGGGEASFHRESK, encoded by the coding sequence ATGGTGAGAGGTAGCGAATTCCCTGAAGAGAGTGAGCTGGTCATCTGTACCGTTAAGAATGTGAAGAATTTCGGTGCTTTTGTCTCGTTGGACGAGTACGACGGTAAAGAGGGGTTCATCCACATCAGGGATGTAGCTACTGGCTGGGTGAAATATATAAGGGATTACGTCCGAGAAGGTCAGAAAATAGTCTGCAAGGTCTTGGGCGTTGATTCATCGAAGGGACACATAGATCTCTCACTGAAATCTGTGAACGACCATCAGAAGAGAGAGAAGATCCAGCAGTGGAAGAACGAGAACAAAGCCGAAAGGTTGCTGGGAATCGTAGCCGAGCGCATAGAAAAGACCTTGGATGAGTGCTATGAGGAATTCGCTCTAGATCTCATAGAGGATTTTGGAACCCTCTACGGGGCTTTCGAGCTGTGTGCTGGAAACCCTGAGATCCTCGATGAGGAGGGTTACGAAGGTGATTGGAAGACAGCCTTTATTGAGGTGGCGGAAGAGAACGTTACACCACCTTACGTCCAGATAGATGGTTACCTTGAACTCACATGCCCCGCATCAAACGGTGTGGAAATACTCAGAAATGCGCTCATTGCCGGAATAGACCAATCGGAGGAAGAGGTCTCAATACAGTATATTGGAGCCCCTCGATACAGGCTGGTCATAAATGCTCCAGACTACAAGATTGCAGAGGAAGAGCTGAAAGTAATCACCAACCGCATAATTTCCGAAGTTCAGAATGGCGGTGGGGAGGCTAGCTTCCATCGGGAATCGAAATAG
- a CDS encoding RNA-protein complex protein Nop10: MRTILRKCQSCNEYTMGELCSRCGSKTDVPLPPRYSPEDRWGEYRRRLKKETLGR, translated from the coding sequence ATGAGAACAATACTTAGAAAGTGCCAGAGCTGCAATGAATACACTATGGGTGAATTGTGCAGCAGGTGCGGTTCGAAGACAGACGTACCTCTACCACCCAGGTATTCCCCTGAGGACAGGTGGGGCGAATACCGAAGAAGATTAAAGAAGGAAACTCTTGGCAGGTAA
- a CDS encoding proteasome assembly chaperone family protein produces the protein MESIKIIFYEEPELVEPILIEGLPGVGNVGKLAAEHLLDQIDAVKFADIYSKHFPPQVMVNDEGVIKLVNNELYYSKGDGGRPDLILLIGDYQGLTPEGQYELSDHVLDIARQFGVKMIFTLGGYGIGKIVEEPRVLGAATDEELVEQMKEKGVVFSRGEPGSGIVGASGLLLGLGKVYGLKAVCLMGETSGYFVDPKGAEVVLRVLAEILNVEIDFSDLEDKAEQIDIITSKLKEIESPQEPKREDLGYIG, from the coding sequence ATGGAAAGCATCAAGATCATATTCTATGAGGAACCGGAATTAGTGGAGCCCATTCTTATCGAGGGACTCCCTGGAGTTGGCAACGTGGGAAAGCTCGCGGCCGAGCATCTCCTAGATCAAATAGACGCTGTGAAGTTCGCGGATATCTATTCTAAGCACTTTCCACCCCAAGTCATGGTGAATGACGAAGGGGTCATCAAGCTTGTGAACAACGAGTTATACTACTCCAAGGGCGATGGAGGACGCCCGGACCTGATCTTGCTTATCGGTGACTATCAAGGGCTAACTCCAGAGGGCCAATACGAACTTTCAGACCATGTTCTTGACATCGCAAGGCAGTTTGGAGTAAAGATGATATTCACCCTGGGAGGCTATGGCATTGGAAAGATCGTGGAGGAGCCCAGGGTTCTTGGAGCTGCCACCGACGAAGAACTGGTGGAACAGATGAAAGAGAAAGGAGTCGTGTTCTCAAGAGGGGAGCCGGGAAGCGGCATAGTTGGGGCGAGTGGCCTTCTACTCGGCCTGGGTAAGGTCTATGGCCTGAAGGCGGTCTGCCTTATGGGTGAGACCTCAGGATACTTCGTAGACCCCAAGGGGGCCGAGGTTGTTCTAAGGGTACTGGCCGAGATACTGAATGTGGAGATCGACTTCAGTGACCTTGAGGATAAGGCAGAGCAGATCGATATCATAACATCAAAGCTCAAAGAGATAGAGAGTCCACAGGAGCCCAAGAGAGAAGACCTGGGTTACATCGGATAA
- a CDS encoding ribbon-helix-helix protein, CopG family codes for MEKVTIRLPARYIRALDFLVQVDDFPSRSEAIRAAVRDMVYDRINLVMDKIEKMEEAEKALASLEIFEEKYLQK; via the coding sequence CTGGAGAAGGTTACTATTCGCCTACCTGCGAGATACATAAGGGCGCTGGATTTCCTTGTCCAGGTTGATGACTTTCCCTCCAGGTCCGAGGCCATTAGGGCGGCCGTTAGGGACATGGTCTATGATAGAATTAATTTGGTCATGGACAAGATAGAGAAAATGGAGGAGGCAGAAAAGGCACTCGCATCCTTGGAGATATTCGAGGAAAAGTATCTCCAGAAGTAG